One Ammoniphilus sp. CFH 90114 genomic window carries:
- a CDS encoding DUF6492 family protein: MGKTQQIKLDIVIPAIKKDLKVLPHVIDSIHKQIRHPIGKIFIVAPQDASMMKLCKEKHCKFIHEDTVLPILKEEIDYWWNGKNRAGWMFQQLLKLSGDTLSNEGHYLVIDADTILIQPHTFIQDDKFIFYYRNLRKKEYYRAYHRLLGAKAEAPSRSISFVSHYMVFNVKLLKELKRKIEQKHSKPWFECILQNFDRTKYAPFSEYETYGNFMYSNYRERIILEKCLNLSLKRKALQRTIQSDMHTIAEHHRSVSFHHRK, translated from the coding sequence TTGGGAAAAACACAACAAATAAAACTAGATATCGTAATTCCTGCTATTAAAAAGGATCTTAAAGTACTTCCACATGTTATTGACTCTATTCACAAACAAATCAGGCATCCTATTGGTAAGATCTTTATAGTAGCCCCACAGGATGCCTCAATGATGAAGTTGTGTAAAGAGAAACATTGTAAGTTCATTCATGAAGATACCGTTTTACCTATTTTAAAGGAAGAAATCGACTATTGGTGGAATGGAAAAAACCGAGCCGGGTGGATGTTCCAACAACTACTGAAACTAAGCGGTGACACGCTTAGTAATGAAGGGCATTACCTTGTTATCGATGCAGATACCATCTTGATTCAACCCCACACCTTCATACAGGACGACAAGTTCATATTCTACTATAGAAACCTAAGAAAAAAAGAATATTATAGAGCCTATCACAGATTGCTTGGTGCTAAAGCAGAAGCCCCTTCTAGGTCCATCTCCTTTGTGAGTCACTATATGGTTTTCAATGTTAAACTCTTGAAAGAGCTAAAAAGGAAAATAGAGCAGAAACATAGCAAACCTTGGTTTGAATGTATTCTTCAAAACTTTGACAGGACGAAGTATGCGCCATTCTCCGAATATGAGACTTATGGTAACTTTATGTATTCTAATTATCGCGAACGAATCATCTTGGAAAAGTGCTTAAATCTAAGTCTGAAGAGAAAAGCATTACAACGGACCATACAATCTGACATGCATACAATAGCTGAGCATCATCGTTCGGTCTCCTTCCATCATCGTAAGTAA
- a CDS encoding YheC/YheD family protein translates to MKSLPLQVQITDLLQDHVILLPETVSKQLRIDRRSTMRIRFGNAEDTVKVERMKHEFDRIYISQDVATQLNIPFSQLAHLKRENNTLRLGPVVGFLIAGVPIHRLESKMNSLIPSMNLNENYLFLFKAKDVDWENKVVVGYFLSVGEGKKGRIEEHKISFPDVIYNCIPNRRLEKKILPHFTKNIKQNMACTFFNSSFFNKWKLHQLMAAHMETSSYLPETKHATIPTIEDMLHRYPTIVLKPTGGSLGRGIIKITRLDEQHYTAQFYEKLHPVKINYQSFSQLVKEQLSQIDLTDYLVQQGILLIHSDGCPIDFRVHLNKAGSNKWHLSGLIAKVAGKNCVTTHVRTGGRVTDAESALEKWFKSDSHKILIELEEISIHIATIVELSLNQPIGELGLDLGIDQQGKVWLFEVNSKPGHIALRHAPSGKLHWFYRLMDYCHDLSGF, encoded by the coding sequence GTGAAATCTTTGCCTCTGCAGGTTCAGATTACAGATCTATTGCAAGATCATGTCATCCTTCTGCCTGAAACCGTTTCTAAGCAACTTCGGATTGATAGACGGTCAACCATGCGGATTAGATTTGGCAACGCAGAAGATACTGTAAAAGTTGAAAGGATGAAGCATGAATTTGATCGTATTTACATTTCACAAGATGTCGCAACTCAATTAAATATTCCTTTTTCCCAGCTTGCCCATCTGAAACGAGAAAATAATACTCTTCGCTTAGGTCCCGTAGTCGGCTTCCTCATTGCGGGTGTCCCAATCCACCGTCTTGAGTCTAAGATGAACTCTCTAATCCCAAGTATGAATTTAAATGAGAACTATTTGTTTTTATTTAAGGCAAAGGATGTTGATTGGGAAAATAAAGTCGTAGTAGGCTATTTTCTATCAGTAGGTGAAGGGAAAAAAGGAAGGATTGAAGAACATAAGATTTCGTTTCCTGATGTCATCTATAACTGTATCCCTAACCGTAGACTTGAAAAAAAAATACTTCCTCATTTTACAAAAAACATAAAACAGAATATGGCTTGTACCTTCTTTAATTCTTCCTTCTTTAATAAATGGAAACTCCATCAGCTAATGGCTGCTCATATGGAAACCTCATCCTACCTTCCCGAAACAAAGCATGCAACTATACCTACCATCGAAGACATGTTACATCGTTATCCAACGATCGTCCTAAAGCCTACAGGTGGTAGCCTTGGGAGAGGAATTATAAAAATTACGCGACTTGATGAACAACACTATACCGCTCAATTCTATGAGAAGTTACACCCCGTGAAAATCAACTATCAATCGTTTTCTCAATTAGTAAAAGAGCAGCTAAGTCAAATAGATCTAACTGACTATCTTGTACAGCAAGGAATTTTATTGATTCATTCTGATGGCTGTCCTATTGATTTTCGTGTTCACTTAAATAAGGCTGGAAGCAATAAGTGGCACTTGAGCGGATTAATTGCAAAAGTCGCTGGGAAAAATTGTGTGACCACCCATGTTAGAACGGGTGGAAGGGTCACCGATGCAGAATCTGCTTTAGAAAAATGGTTTAAATCTGATTCCCATAAGATATTAATCGAACTTGAAGAAATCTCTATTCACATCGCAACTATAGTTGAATTAAGTCTTAATCAGCCTATTGGAGAACTAGGTCTTGATTTGGGCATAGATCAGCAAGGGAAGGTATGGCTGTTTGAAGTCAATTCGAAGCCAGGTCATATCGCATTAAGACATGCACCATCCGGAAAACTCCATTGGTTTTATCGGTTAATGGATTATTGTCACGATCTTTCTGGGTTTTGA
- a CDS encoding glycosyltransferase: protein MINKVVYISTYIPQKCGLATYTHNLRTSINKMKEWTGIDPVIVVADTKYDHFTSHTEHWILDKDRKEKYRIMAERVNQSDISLVSLQHEFGIFGGDHGSHIIEFIKYLKKPLVTTFHTVSPKLPLSRRRLLKEIGSKSSAILVMNQGNRKYLVNKLLIPRKKVISIPHGSPSPPNIDIALLRKELKWSDKKVLLSFGFLMGGKGFGFILDVLPQVVRKVPNTLYVIIGETHSSVKEKNGESYRKNLQRKIKLNGLQDHVIMIDEYVSEDNLIKYISAADMVLVPYLNPNHSSSGVLTYAVGLGMPLLATPFTYAKEVLQGQKEIMIPYGNYAEWREQLTSFLSNRDRLTTLQKKISEISPTLHWSHIGKLHAKIFEQVHANYYLN, encoded by the coding sequence ATGATTAATAAAGTTGTTTATATCAGTACCTACATCCCTCAAAAATGTGGGTTAGCCACTTATACTCATAATTTAAGAACTAGTATAAATAAAATGAAAGAATGGACCGGTATTGACCCAGTTATTGTAGTAGCAGACACTAAATATGACCATTTTACAAGTCATACTGAACATTGGATATTGGATAAGGATCGGAAGGAGAAGTATCGCATTATGGCGGAAAGGGTTAACCAGAGTGATATATCTTTAGTATCATTGCAGCATGAATTTGGAATTTTTGGGGGAGACCATGGGAGTCACATTATCGAATTTATCAAATACCTAAAGAAACCATTGGTAACTACCTTCCATACCGTTTCACCAAAATTACCTCTCTCTCGTCGAAGACTTCTCAAAGAGATTGGCTCTAAAAGTAGCGCGATTCTTGTTATGAACCAGGGTAATCGCAAATACCTCGTAAACAAACTATTAATCCCAAGAAAAAAGGTTATAAGCATTCCTCATGGATCACCTAGTCCGCCTAACATTGATATAGCTCTATTGCGTAAAGAATTGAAATGGTCTGATAAAAAAGTTCTTCTCAGCTTTGGCTTTCTTATGGGGGGAAAAGGATTTGGGTTTATACTAGATGTTTTACCTCAGGTTGTAAGAAAAGTACCTAACACCTTATACGTTATCATTGGTGAAACCCACTCCAGTGTTAAGGAAAAAAATGGGGAGAGCTACCGTAAAAACTTGCAAAGAAAAATCAAACTCAATGGATTGCAAGATCACGTTATTATGATAGACGAATATGTCAGTGAAGATAATTTAATTAAATATATTTCCGCAGCCGACATGGTGCTCGTTCCCTATCTCAACCCTAATCATAGCAGCAGCGGAGTCCTTACGTATGCCGTTGGCTTAGGGATGCCCCTATTAGCCACTCCTTTTACTTATGCCAAAGAGGTTCTTCAGGGGCAAAAGGAAATCATGATTCCATATGGCAATTATGCAGAATGGAGGGAGCAATTGACTTCATTTTTATCTAATCGTGATAGATTAACAACATTGCAAAAGAAGATTAGTGAAATTAGTCCTACACTTCATTGGTCGCATATTGGAAAATTGCATGCAAAGATTTTTGAACAGGTACATGCAAATTACTATTTAAATTAA
- a CDS encoding YheC/YheD family protein codes for MQKQRYIASKMKKTKPLVLDPILSKYLPETTWFSPSNLETMLEKYSTIYIKPDRGNKGRGITRLKVLNDWEYEVSYRKIVKNLRPSEAIQEVLSNMNPSKKYIIQQGIDVATYQGRPFDLRVIMQRPANQWQLTFMYARVANNINAHVTNVARGSTRVTIQDLFSNIDCTLVNVRTIQEIVDISHRIVNILSNRYALWIVGLDIAIDKNGEIWLIEPNFDPLCGGLKALKDEVSYQKYQEAKRMLSESGKKC; via the coding sequence TTGCAAAAGCAAAGATACATTGCCAGCAAGATGAAAAAAACCAAACCATTAGTGCTAGATCCTATCCTTTCGAAGTATTTACCGGAAACTACTTGGTTTAGTCCCTCTAATTTAGAAACAATGCTAGAGAAATACTCCACCATTTATATCAAACCTGACCGCGGAAATAAGGGGAGAGGCATCACCCGATTAAAGGTATTAAATGACTGGGAGTACGAAGTCTCTTATAGAAAAATAGTGAAAAACTTAAGGCCCTCAGAAGCAATCCAAGAAGTTCTAAGTAACATGAATCCTTCCAAGAAGTATATTATTCAACAAGGCATTGATGTCGCGACCTACCAGGGAAGGCCTTTTGATCTACGCGTGATTATGCAACGGCCAGCCAACCAATGGCAACTAACGTTTATGTATGCTAGAGTAGCGAATAATATAAACGCCCATGTTACCAACGTAGCAAGGGGCAGCACTCGAGTCACGATTCAAGACCTTTTTTCAAACATTGATTGTACTTTAGTAAACGTTCGTACCATTCAAGAAATAGTAGACATCTCTCATCGAATCGTTAACATCCTAAGCAATCGTTATGCACTTTGGATTGTAGGGCTCGATATTGCCATTGATAAAAACGGGGAGATCTGGTTAATTGAGCCTAACTTCGATCCTCTCTGCGGCGGTTTAAAAGCTTTAAAAGATGAGGTTTCTTATCAAAAATATCAAGAAGCCAAAAGAATGCTAAGTGAAAGCGGAAAAAAATGTTAA
- a CDS encoding YheC/YheD family protein, whose amino-acid sequence MKINWRENLTSDILIPRQVRRKYPAFPDSLTVKIGQWVKEVRVKCKDEVEDDAIDISSSTFNGLTIPQGLHYEIRMDRNTLVFGPVIAIVVRKKRLTRSLLNELKVYFSEYEKIKGLLYVCTEANINKSNKTIKGYSYNPYRNNGSCWERGVFPFPQVVFQRYHMKRSTRKALTEAKCIVFNEYFFNKWEFWKWMEPHPQVKKYVPYTQKLDSIKDLDFMLDRFGKVMLKPNLGSLGIGIIQAEKLSQDQYLFTCPLMKDSLHIIHRFTSCPREQEWLIENIKKENYIVYRKQVNNMEELHRFINTLIKHDYLIQQAVMAKKYNNRCVDFRVILQKGKEKSWEKTAIIARVGKVDSVISNFTMAGFALSAKEAYKTIFQLNETQVKEKEREIIQVCRNVCNIIEQYGVYGDVGIDVMLDCDLNVWIIEINKRHFHDYPLFALKDEALYRKVCTTPIEYAKALTGF is encoded by the coding sequence TTGAAAATAAACTGGAGGGAGAATCTAACGAGTGACATTTTAATCCCTAGACAGGTCCGTAGGAAGTATCCTGCCTTCCCGGATTCACTTACGGTTAAGATTGGGCAATGGGTGAAGGAGGTTCGCGTGAAATGCAAAGACGAAGTGGAGGATGATGCCATTGATATCTCTTCCTCTACCTTTAATGGGCTCACGATTCCCCAGGGACTTCACTATGAAATAAGAATGGATCGAAACACATTAGTCTTCGGTCCTGTTATTGCCATTGTTGTCCGTAAAAAAAGACTTACACGCTCTTTATTGAATGAGCTCAAAGTCTATTTTTCAGAGTATGAAAAGATAAAAGGCCTCCTTTATGTTTGTACTGAAGCCAATATTAATAAGTCAAATAAAACAATTAAAGGATATAGCTATAATCCATATAGAAACAACGGAAGCTGTTGGGAACGCGGGGTCTTCCCTTTTCCTCAAGTTGTTTTTCAAAGATATCATATGAAAAGATCTACACGTAAGGCTCTTACGGAAGCAAAATGTATAGTATTCAATGAATACTTCTTTAATAAATGGGAGTTTTGGAAGTGGATGGAGCCGCATCCTCAAGTTAAAAAATATGTACCATACACTCAGAAACTGGATAGTATCAAGGATTTGGACTTTATGTTAGATAGGTTTGGAAAAGTAATGTTAAAGCCGAATCTAGGATCTTTGGGTATTGGCATTATCCAGGCAGAGAAGCTATCACAAGATCAATATCTTTTCACTTGCCCTCTTATGAAGGACTCTCTTCACATTATTCATAGATTTACCTCATGCCCTCGCGAACAGGAATGGTTAATAGAAAACATAAAAAAAGAAAACTATATCGTTTATCGCAAACAAGTCAACAACATGGAAGAGTTGCATAGGTTTATCAACACACTAATAAAACATGATTACTTAATCCAGCAAGCCGTTATGGCAAAAAAATACAATAATAGATGCGTGGATTTTAGGGTCATTCTTCAAAAAGGCAAAGAAAAAAGCTGGGAAAAAACGGCTATTATTGCACGTGTAGGAAAAGTAGACAGTGTGATTTCTAATTTTACGATGGCAGGATTTGCTCTTTCAGCCAAGGAAGCTTATAAAACTATATTCCAGCTAAATGAAACGCAAGTGAAAGAAAAAGAGAGAGAAATCATACAAGTTTGCCGCAATGTCTGTAACATAATCGAGCAATACGGGGTATATGGTGATGTTGGAATTGACGTTATGTTGGACTGTGATTTAAACGTATGGATTATAGAAATCAATAAGCGACACTTTCACGATTATCCCCTCTTTGCTCTTAAAGATGAAGCGCTATATAGGAAAGTATGCACCACACCGATTGAATACGCCAAAGCACTGACTGGATTCTAA
- a CDS encoding YheC/YheD family protein, translated as MRTKKTKANEDQKKPLLPGSKWIKWKLINQHEDLRSLQPQTELYSPEAVEKFLEQYAKVFIKPDKSYGGRQVIRLQREIGQIAALLGRKKRLFKHLYDFDQWLEPIRKGRLFIVQEGVDLVTLKDHPVDLRTILLPNENNGWEVTGMFAKVAKKGKIVTNVKAGGKVISVLDYLGQAGYTTEDQKVMMEQIENLSLKITCIFSNIYRNKKYGLDLGIDKNRNVKLIEVNSKPSLRILRKVDDNMYLRSIRLRRQSKNRQ; from the coding sequence TTGAGAACAAAAAAAACAAAGGCTAATGAAGACCAAAAGAAACCACTACTACCCGGAAGCAAATGGATCAAATGGAAACTTATTAACCAGCATGAAGATTTGAGATCTCTACAACCACAAACTGAACTCTACTCTCCTGAAGCGGTTGAGAAGTTTTTAGAGCAGTATGCTAAAGTGTTCATTAAACCGGATAAAAGCTATGGAGGCAGGCAGGTTATTCGACTGCAAAGAGAAATTGGTCAGATCGCTGCCTTACTAGGAAGAAAAAAGAGACTCTTCAAACATCTCTATGACTTTGATCAATGGCTTGAACCTATCAGGAAAGGTCGTTTATTTATCGTTCAAGAAGGAGTAGACCTTGTTACCTTGAAAGACCACCCCGTTGACTTACGAACCATTTTATTGCCGAATGAAAATAATGGATGGGAAGTCACAGGTATGTTTGCAAAAGTAGCAAAAAAGGGCAAGATCGTGACAAATGTGAAAGCCGGAGGAAAGGTCATTTCTGTCTTGGATTACTTGGGCCAAGCTGGTTACACAACAGAGGATCAGAAAGTAATGATGGAGCAGATAGAGAATCTCTCTCTTAAGATTACATGTATATTCTCCAATATTTATCGAAATAAGAAATACGGACTGGATTTAGGAATAGACAAAAATAGGAATGTGAAGTTAATTGAAGTAAATTCCAAACCCTCATTAAGGATACTAAGAAAAGTCGACGATAATATGTACTTGCGTTCGATTAGACTTCGGAGACAAAGTAAGAACCGCCAGTAG
- a CDS encoding UDP-N-acetylmuramoyl-tripeptide--D-alanyl-D-alanine ligase has protein sequence MKPLMLVDIVGTIDGMVLTGAENQKVTDVAVSRKQMRNNILYFHVRQSKDRFLLRRLQRLQQVVVVTDKPERFERIKHKLTLIQVRSVGVAFKKFVHYYRLLFHIPIFGITGTNGKSTTKEMITYLLSKDRNVVSTYKSRNGLKQSLRYLLNIGDETDAAVIEMGVKYPGNLAYNCQLFKPQVRVILNIEVNHTRDIKTMDNYIRAKGEILEGFDYQNHKLIINADDENTQKLNLTRVKNLITVGKKSDADYRAEEIRYVGNGMSFTLMHKGNRHAAYVPGYGEHTVYNALAAIASVCQIGISIEEAIKRLASFRHIEKHLEFCKGLKGSTIIDDTWNCTPSAIRAALEVLKEVSNGRKKVLVIGHMPAIARDPFGMDQYKKIAKIIFKANVDRLIVAETRAREFGEKAIEHGMDPRKVIYCTSASEVFEVVNRLIDQKTMVLLKYSLKYMPPSYKSVRGNLVLNL, from the coding sequence ATGAAGCCTCTGATGTTGGTGGATATCGTAGGTACGATAGACGGAATGGTATTAACTGGGGCAGAAAATCAAAAAGTTACAGATGTGGCTGTTAGTAGGAAACAAATGAGAAATAATATCTTATATTTTCATGTTAGGCAAAGTAAAGATAGATTTCTATTAAGACGTTTACAAAGATTACAGCAAGTCGTTGTGGTTACAGATAAACCGGAACGGTTTGAGAGGATTAAACACAAGTTAACATTGATACAAGTTAGAAGTGTTGGAGTGGCTTTTAAGAAGTTTGTTCATTATTATCGTTTGTTATTCCATATTCCTATTTTTGGGATTACGGGAACGAACGGTAAAAGTACAACAAAAGAAATGATTACTTATCTTCTCTCAAAAGATAGAAATGTCGTATCCACTTATAAGAGCAGAAATGGTTTAAAACAGAGTTTGCGATATTTACTGAACATTGGAGATGAAACGGATGCAGCTGTTATTGAGATGGGCGTTAAGTATCCTGGAAACCTTGCTTACAATTGCCAACTGTTCAAGCCCCAAGTACGAGTAATCCTAAACATTGAGGTGAATCATACGAGAGATATTAAAACCATGGATAACTATATTAGGGCAAAGGGAGAGATTCTTGAAGGGTTTGATTACCAAAATCATAAACTCATCATCAATGCAGATGACGAAAACACCCAAAAATTAAATCTAACTAGAGTCAAAAACTTAATTACAGTAGGGAAGAAATCAGATGCTGATTATCGTGCTGAGGAGATACGGTATGTAGGGAATGGAATGTCCTTTACACTTATGCATAAAGGAAATCGTCATGCAGCTTACGTGCCAGGTTATGGGGAACATACTGTATACAACGCTCTAGCAGCAATAGCATCTGTATGCCAAATCGGCATTTCAATAGAAGAAGCTATCAAAAGACTAGCATCGTTCCGGCATATAGAAAAGCATTTGGAGTTTTGCAAGGGGCTCAAAGGGAGCACAATCATTGATGATACATGGAATTGTACTCCCTCTGCCATTCGAGCAGCCTTAGAGGTTCTAAAAGAAGTATCCAATGGGAGGAAGAAGGTGCTTGTAATTGGACATATGCCAGCCATTGCCAGAGATCCATTCGGGATGGATCAGTATAAGAAGATCGCTAAGATTATCTTTAAGGCCAATGTAGATAGACTTATTGTCGCTGAAACGCGAGCAAGAGAATTTGGAGAAAAAGCGATAGAGCATGGAATGGATCCTAGAAAAGTGATTTATTGTACTAGCGCTAGTGAAGTGTTCGAGGTGGTTAATCGGCTGATCGACCAAAAAACCATGGTTCTCTTAAAATACTCATTAAAATATATGCCGCCTTCTTATAAGAGTGTAAGGGGAAATTTAGTACTGAATCTATGA
- a CDS encoding DapH/DapD/GlmU-related protein, translated as MKNLYIVGVNFFDFRLVEDINRQQPSWNIVGFIGRSKLPEEKKIYLRGYPLVGGYDLIPKLAKNEQNYFVHNQPLHSKATKILRSAGCQIATLIHPSINLSMTEIGEGCILPEGCMVGQYTRLGNFVVIRSRGYIAHDVMVEDNVFIGPNATIGGNSVIESGSFIGMGAIIMNTKVGKNSVVGAGSVVIKEVEAQTVVVGVPAKPIRKK; from the coding sequence TTGAAAAATCTCTATATTGTAGGTGTGAATTTTTTTGATTTCAGACTAGTGGAAGACATTAACCGCCAGCAACCTTCATGGAATATTGTCGGCTTTATCGGTCGCAGCAAGTTGCCTGAAGAGAAGAAAATATATCTAAGGGGATACCCGTTAGTTGGGGGGTATGACCTCATTCCCAAGCTGGCAAAAAACGAGCAAAATTATTTTGTTCACAATCAACCTCTACATTCAAAAGCTACCAAAATTCTACGTTCTGCAGGCTGTCAAATAGCAACCTTAATTCATCCTTCAATTAATTTGAGTATGACTGAAATTGGAGAAGGCTGTATCCTTCCTGAGGGTTGTATGGTTGGACAATATACAAGGTTGGGAAACTTCGTGGTGATTCGCTCAAGAGGTTATATTGCTCACGATGTTATGGTAGAAGATAACGTTTTTATCGGTCCAAATGCAACCATTGGAGGAAATTCAGTGATTGAGTCGGGTTCCTTCATTGGGATGGGCGCTATCATTATGAATACAAAAGTTGGAAAAAATAGTGTGGTAGGGGCCGGGTCCGTTGTAATAAAGGAAGTTGAGGCTCAAACGGTTGTTGTAGGTGTTCCTGC
- a CDS encoding KamA family radical SAM protein, translated as MTLPKYFTNIEKIPGLTEEEKQALRKVTERFVFRLNDYYLSLIDWENPDDPLRRLVIPSSDELLEYGRWDASDEDTNYVVKGCQHKYSSTALLLVSEVCGAYCRYCFRKRLFRTDVKEVMSDVTDGLDYIERTQEINNVLLTGGDPLMLATPKLRLIIERLRSIEHVQIIRIGSKLPVFNPMRIYEDEALLSLLREYSTEQKRIYLMAHINHPREITEQARLAFRALHDSGVIVVNQTPVLKGINDDPEVLGELLDRLSWAGVTPYYFFVNRPVAGNKSFVLPLQRVYELVEEAKARTSGLGKRARLVMSHTSGKIEILAIEDGKAYLKYHQARDGQYGKLMILDCPEEAAWFDDLPNHESYWKRPEKKREDVISVNELPLIPESRKRVIRTTPK; from the coding sequence ATGACGCTACCGAAGTACTTTACCAATATCGAGAAGATACCGGGTTTAACCGAAGAGGAAAAACAAGCACTAAGAAAAGTCACTGAAAGGTTTGTTTTTCGCCTCAATGACTATTATTTAAGTCTCATCGATTGGGAAAATCCAGACGATCCTCTCAGGAGATTAGTCATTCCATCAAGCGATGAGCTGTTAGAGTACGGCAGATGGGATGCATCCGATGAAGATACAAACTATGTAGTCAAGGGTTGTCAGCATAAATATTCCTCTACTGCTTTGCTTCTGGTTTCGGAAGTCTGCGGAGCCTACTGTCGGTACTGTTTCCGGAAACGTCTGTTCCGAACCGATGTTAAAGAAGTCATGTCAGACGTCACAGATGGTCTGGATTATATTGAAAGAACTCAAGAAATCAACAATGTTTTGTTGACCGGCGGCGATCCCTTAATGTTAGCGACTCCGAAGCTCCGATTAATTATAGAGCGGTTAAGATCAATTGAGCATGTACAGATCATCCGAATCGGATCAAAATTACCCGTATTTAATCCCATGAGAATTTACGAAGATGAAGCCTTATTATCTTTATTACGGGAATATTCAACGGAACAAAAACGAATCTATTTAATGGCCCATATCAATCATCCCAGAGAAATTACCGAGCAAGCACGGTTAGCCTTTAGAGCTTTGCATGACTCAGGCGTGATTGTAGTAAACCAAACCCCTGTATTAAAAGGCATCAATGACGATCCCGAAGTTTTAGGCGAGTTGCTTGACCGGTTGTCTTGGGCAGGAGTCACACCTTATTACTTCTTTGTTAACAGACCTGTAGCAGGAAATAAGTCATTTGTTCTTCCTCTCCAGAGGGTTTATGAATTGGTGGAGGAGGCCAAGGCAAGGACCTCCGGTTTAGGTAAAAGAGCGCGATTGGTTATGAGCCATACATCCGGAAAAATTGAGATTTTAGCTATTGAGGATGGGAAAGCCTACCTTAAATACCATCAAGCACGCGATGGGCAATATGGTAAACTGATGATCCTTGACTGTCCTGAGGAGGCAGCCTGGTTTGATGATTTACCTAATCATGAATCCTACTGGAAAAGGCCTGAAAAAAAGAGGGAGGATGTCATTTCGGTTAACGAATTACCCCTAATCCCAGAAAGTAGGAAAAGGGTTATACGAACAACTCCCAAATGA
- a CDS encoding YheC/YheD family protein: MFVTNAVIRRLNNQYYDFRGYPRIKELFKASKEAEVPVYYFSIPDFDYINKKIRGTYFDERSLTWKKRIFPLPDVLYTRRGAPGRSGMMVEFIERSLAHLNTVNINAKSFFDKWDVYDKLQQIPAARKYLPPTRFYKDPQDLLNFLNDFDTVYLKGIRGGRGRWIFRVRKLAQGGYEYSYFVNEVTVGRVQHFRDLVRVVRRFFKKRKFVIQAGIDLIKLEDSNIDFRAELQRDGEGKLTILGVSARIAHKGAPITIHSDAYPIEQFLREFLHYSDQQILEYKEKITRFLGIMYIALERVYGTFGEIGIDFGIDKSGEIWFIEPNSRSAKVSLMKAYDADTFYQAFLNPLKFAKYLHFNKSKSNRGERDDATEVLYQYREDTGFNRRGKTSTKKSH; the protein is encoded by the coding sequence GTGTTTGTGACGAATGCGGTAATCCGAAGATTAAATAATCAATATTACGACTTTAGGGGTTATCCAAGGATTAAGGAGTTATTTAAAGCAAGTAAGGAAGCGGAAGTGCCTGTCTATTATTTCTCTATACCGGACTTTGACTATATTAATAAAAAAATTAGGGGCACTTACTTTGATGAAAGATCTCTCACATGGAAAAAGCGGATATTCCCGCTACCTGATGTTCTTTATACAAGAAGGGGAGCCCCGGGTAGAAGCGGAATGATGGTAGAGTTTATCGAAAGGTCACTAGCCCATTTGAACACAGTCAATATCAATGCTAAATCCTTCTTTGATAAGTGGGATGTCTATGATAAACTTCAGCAAATTCCTGCTGCTAGAAAATACTTGCCTCCAACAAGATTCTATAAAGATCCTCAAGATCTGCTAAACTTCCTGAACGACTTTGATACTGTTTATTTGAAAGGAATACGGGGAGGTCGCGGAAGATGGATTTTCCGCGTTAGAAAGCTAGCTCAGGGAGGATATGAATACAGTTATTTTGTAAATGAAGTGACCGTTGGCCGTGTACAGCATTTTCGAGATCTTGTCCGTGTCGTTCGCAGGTTTTTTAAGAAACGGAAATTTGTTATTCAAGCGGGCATTGATTTGATTAAACTAGAAGACAGCAACATTGATTTCCGGGCGGAACTCCAGAGAGACGGAGAAGGAAAGTTAACTATCTTGGGAGTTTCTGCAAGAATTGCGCATAAGGGTGCACCGATTACAATTCATTCAGATGCTTACCCGATTGAACAATTCCTCAGGGAGTTTCTTCACTACTCAGATCAACAGATATTGGAGTATAAGGAGAAGATAACGCGTTTCTTAGGGATTATGTACATTGCACTAGAGAGAGTGTATGGTACATTCGGAGAAATTGGAATTGATTTTGGAATCGATAAGTCCGGGGAGATCTGGTTTATTGAACCTAATTCTCGTTCGGCAAAAGTATCTTTAATGAAGGCTTATGATGCGGATACTTTTTACCAAGCATTCCTGAATCCGTTGAAATTCGCTAAGTACCTCCACTTCAATAAATCCAAGAGTAATAGAGGGGAAAGAGATGACGCTACCGAAGTACTTTACCAATATCGAGAAGATACCGGGTTTAACCGAAGAGGAAAAACAAGCACTAAGAAAAGTCACTGA